The following proteins are encoded in a genomic region of Nycticebus coucang isolate mNycCou1 chromosome 17, mNycCou1.pri, whole genome shotgun sequence:
- the LOC128569095 gene encoding cytochrome b-c1 complex subunit 8, whose amino-acid sequence MGREFGNLTRMRHVITYSLSPFEQRAFPHYFTKGIPNMIRRIQASFLRVAPPFVVFYLVYTWGTEEFEKSKRKNPAVYENDK is encoded by the exons ATGGGCCGCGAGTTTGGGAACCTGACGCGGATGCGGCATGTGATCACTTACAGCTTGTCACCCTTCGAGCAGCGTGCTTTTCCTCACTACTTCACTAAGGGAATCCCCAACATGATTCGCCGCATTCAGGCATCTTTCCTTCGGGTGGCGCCGC catttgtaGTGTTTTATCTTGTCTACACATGGGGGACTGAGGAGTTCGAGAAATCCAAAAGGAAGAATCCAGCTGTCTATGAAAATGACAAATGA
- the LEAP2 gene encoding liver-expressed antimicrobial peptide 2 yields the protein MWHLKLCAVLMICLLLLGLVEGSPIPELSSAKRRLRRMTPFWRGVSLRPIGASCRDDSECITRLCRKRRCSLTVVQE from the exons ATGTGGCACCTCAAACTCTGTGCAGTGCTCATGATCTGCCTGCTGCTCTTGGGCCTG GTAGAAGGTTCCCCAATACCAGAACTGAGTTCAGCAAAGAGAAGGCTACGAAGAATGACCCCATTTTGGAGAGGGGTTTCCCTCAGGCCCATTGGAGCCTCCTGCCGGGACGATTCTGAGTGTATCACAAGGCTATGCAG aAAAAGACGCTGTTCCCTAACTGTGGTGCAGGAATGA